The following proteins are co-located in the Pomacea canaliculata isolate SZHN2017 linkage group LG8, ASM307304v1, whole genome shotgun sequence genome:
- the LOC112570727 gene encoding LOW QUALITY PROTEIN: protein YIPF4-like (The sequence of the model RefSeq protein was modified relative to this genomic sequence to represent the inferred CDS: deleted 1 base in 1 codon): protein MANMFTNQNPRAKNVAINMETYVPSSQSESSSTVPPDEFQFIPQASNEVKVDGSINSNTTSTRTDGYGVVRRGAALNFLENRGFGWLLEEDEIEEEDQRSLLEELDIDLKDIYYKVRCVLFPLPQLGFNRHILRESPDFWGPLIIILLYALVSLYGQFRVVSWILTIWLFGAFLVFLLARVLGGEVTYSQCLGVIGYSVLPLVIIAAFLPLVNSYFVIRRTLQLLGVMWAAYSAGSLLCVEELQQKRTLLLYPVFLLYIYFLSLYTGV from the exons ATGGCgaacatgtttacaaaccaAAATCCTCGAGCTAAAAATGTTGCGATTAATATGGAAACTTATGTACCTTCTTCGCAATCAGAAAGTTCCTCTACTGTTCCACCTGATGAGTTTCAGTTTATCCCGCAAGCTTCTAATGAAG taaAGGTGGATGGATCTATCAATTCAAACACCACTTCTACAAGGACTGATGGTTATGGTGTTGTTAGGCGTGGTGCAGCTCTAAATTTCCTTGAGAATCGAGGTTTTGGTTGGCTTTTGGAAGAAGATGAGATAGAGGAAGAAGATCAGCGATCTCTCCT GGAGGAGCTGGATATTGATCTGAAGGATATTTATTATAAAGTACGCTGTGTTCTGTTTCCTTTACCACAGCTAGGCTTTAATCGCCACATTCTTCGAGAATCACCAGATTTCTGGGGCCCCCTTATCATCATTCTTCTTTATGCCCTAGTTTCCCTTTATGGGCAGTTCAGA GTTGTGTCTTGGATTCTTACTATTTGGCTG TTTGGTGCATTCTTGGTGTTTCTGCTGGCCAGAGTCCTTGGAGGAGAG GTTACATACTCACAGTGCCTTGGCGTCATTGGTTATTCTGTTTTACCACTCGTCATCATAGCAGCATTTCTTCCTCTTGTCAACTCATACTTTGTTATCAGAAGGACATTACAA TTACTGGGAGTGATGTGGGCAGCATACAGTGCAGGATCCTTGCTGTGTGTGGAAGAGCTACAGCAAAAAAGAACACTTCTGCTTTATCCTGTTTTCctgttgtatatttattttctttcactgtaTACAGGTGTTTGA